The genomic window CTGTCGGCCAAGAGCTTTGTCTCCAAGCGCCTATGGCGCACCATCAAGTCACTGAAGGACGTGGCGCCCCGATTCGGCCTGAACCCCGATGATGACGCGCATTCTAATGCTGCTCTGGGAATGATTGGGCTGGCCAGGGGTCATATGGAGAGCACGCCCATGACGCAGTCTCCTTTCCCCAACATACATATGCCTCAGAGCCACCAGACGCCGGAGCAGCCCGTGGAACAAAACGGCAAGAGGATTCAAAGCGAGCTGTCGCGGATTTTCGAGGGCTACGTCGGCTTGAATGGCTTCCAGTTTGGAGACGAACAGGTTCCCCCACATAATGACCTTGGCACGGCCGACTCTGTTGGGGGCATGTTTACACCCGATGGAACCGTGTTTCCCCATTTGAAGGAGATGTTTTGAATGACGATGTGTATCGGGGGCTGTGTTCGCAAGGGCAAAACTAGTCAAGGGCAACGCTGTGCCAAACTTTGTAGCAGCCGACGACCCTTTTTGTCAAGGCCATTAGCTGTACAATAATTGAACCACTTTATAACATGGCACCATATATTGAAATGCGGGTTATAACTCGACGGGATGCCACGGCTGTGCATGACCTCCCGTCCCCTCGCCGGACGGGTGTCAGGCGGCCGCGGTTCCGTGGATAGTTTTGGAACACAGGGTTAGTGACGTCTGGCGCTGGGAGCATCTTGACCCTGTTCGTCATCATGGAGACACATGTCGTATAATGCGCGGACTATTTAGCCGTCTTCACGGCTGGCTCGACCGTGCTGTTCATGGGCAGAATCACTAGTAGTTGAATGGCTGGTTGTTGATCTGGCACGGGCTGTCTGTCGAtgcggcgacggcctcgcGCCGGCTCCGGCAGCCCCGCGACGAGTTTCCCAATACGGAAGCCGGCTTTGCACCATTGCCGCCCGGTGTCCCTGGCGCATCGACGCAGCTGGCCCTGCGGAGCATCACTCGGCTTGACTACACGACAAGCTTACTGCCTCTTTTGTCGGATGTACTTCCAGGGCGCAGTATTTACATCATTGGAAACAATGACCTCAATGCCGGAGGCTCGCCGGtcatggcgacggcgccaTGTCCGCTCTTGCGGGAGTGGCTCGGCGAGGACGACTTACAAGGTGGGCTGCCAATCGTCGTGGTGGTTTGCCAAACAGCGCCTGTTTGATAGGACTACCTTTGTGCGAAAAGTACCATTAGAAATGGGGGATtatgtattttttttctacGAGTCATGCATGTTTCTCTGAACTGAGCAACGAGGCGCGTCCATCACAAATAGCACCAATGTATGTCTTAAAGTTAAgtacaaaaaaagaagaaaaaaaggggcCAGCAGCATCTCATCAAGGTATCAACTTGTCACATTCAGCTTGAGCCATTGTTCATGAATGGCACACGATTGGCTCGCGTCACTGCACCGGGTGCGCCAATGGATCGGTGGCGGAAAGCCATATGCAGCACTTGCAGCATCACAATTCACAATTAGGGCTTACTCGCTTGGACCAGCGTCTGGCTCGTGGCCTGGCAACCACATGAAAGCGGTATATGGCATTGGGCGCCGGACCATGACGAACCAGCGCCGTATGTACTCTGATGGACAATGCCGTGGCGGCAATTCCACCGCTTGTTATTAACGTCGCTAGAAAATATATGTGTCGAAATGTACTCTAGTTGAGACCCTCGCTGCCCGCTAATCAAGAACATGGGAGGCCGTCCGGCCCAAGACCATAAAGCTCATTTCGTTGCCAATCGTAACCATCTAAAGTGTCGTCAGGTCAGTCTCAAATTGCGCACGAGATGAGTCAGAATAGAACTTACACCAGTTGTGAAGACGCACGTCGCCAATGGGTATATGAATCCAGTATCCCTCTCTACTCGGCACAGAAGATAGACCTGCCTCGGCATCTTCCCATGAAATGCTCCTCCTAATGGGTATCATTCTCCAGCACCTCAATCCTTCAATGTCCGCTCTTTGCATCCTGGTCGCTTCCTTGCCCTGGCTTTCCAAAAGAGAGACATCTATTAATTCGTACCAATCCCATTTCGCACAAGATACCGTTACTTCCGCCGTCGGTGGCGCAATTCGGTTGATTAATTCGTCCATTTGCGGTAAAAAGGAGTTGTGTAACCTCTCGGATAGTAGTCGCCTGTTGTCATATGGCCAAATCATGTCGGTGGCGTGGTCTACCTCGTGGATGACCATCCGGGCAAACGCAATCCGCAAGTATGCAAGAGACGGGAAAACTGGGTGTTGATATTCGGAGTGCTTCACCCTTGAGCAAAAGCCCTCTACCAGAGGAAGGTCTTTTGGTTGCCAAACCAACTCTATGGATTGAATGTTGGCCAATATATGACTCGGAAACAGATCGGACATGCTCTTCATTAGAACGGGAGACGCAATGTGGAACGTGTTGGTGCTATACAAAACATCCATGACCTCGAAATATCTAAGCAGagttgaaaaaaaattggTTAGTGTTGCCAGCTCCGTACATGGTCGATAGAGTCacccaaggcagccagaCACGCAAAACTCACGCTCGCTTGCAAGATAGCATCCACCCCATGACGCCAATTTGACACTTCACTGGCCACGTTCCAGGCCACGTATTACACTTTCCTGATCCGCGAAGGCACATGTCCGTATCTGGCTCTCCAAAATGAGCGCATCGGTAGTTGCATCTCCTGCCGTAAGTCAACGGTGGTGTCTTAACGATGTCGAACCGGTGGCATACACAACCAAACCACCTCCAAGTCCTATTCCTGCCAGACTTTGTATCCAAGTGCGAGTCCGAGGCCAGGTTTTCTTGGTGAATCCTTGCATGCACGTCACACCCATCATATGGCTTCTTCTCAACCAAGTTGAATGGGAGTCGGAAATCCAAGTCCATATGTAGTGTGCGTTCTCCAAAAGCTGAAACCAAAACGTGCCTCCGAATCTCGGGCGGGAGGCGGCTAAAGATGGAAGTTTTAGCCTTTTCATCGTGTTGCGGGCTCTGGGAGTGGACAGTCCTATATGCTGATATGGGATCTGCCATGGGTCTGCTCAGCAGTCGCTGCAGCGAGTTGTCTTTGCGTCGACGCTCCCTCTTGTCCCTATTGTGCCCAGACAGCGGGTATGCATGGGACCATGTTGTACGAAGCAAATCACATGCAATAACGCCGGCAAATAGCACAATCATCAAGACCGTCCAGATGGCAGCCCGTGCCATGTCGGGGAGTGCTTTAAGCAGCCCACGACGGCGGCATACGTCCCATGCGTTGGGCCAATCATGCCACAATTCTCTCCACCAGCGGCCGGCCTCGTCCATATTGTGGTGCACGAGCCGATCTTGATGATGGATTTGCAAGATGCTGTCGGTGTGGCGATTTTATATGTGGCATAGCtgctggcgtcgtcggcgtcgtcgtcgtcgtcgtcgtcgtcgtcagagAATGGGGAGATGTTCAGGCACAGAAACGACACCCGATATTCAACGTGCTGCAGTGCGAGAACCCGGCGTGTTGGGTGTGCAGATGGTGGGATGACGAGAAATGGAGAAGAATCAATGAAATTCGCATTTGGTATGACTTTTGATGAATTTTGCCGTCTGGGTGATGGGGATTTAAATCCTCAGGGGGGGCTGAGTGATGACAGCCGAACCCCGTCACTGATTCACCACTTCGCCTCTTTGCGCTGGCCGTGTCTTACTCCAGAAGCAATGTTTGGCCGTCCCAGCATCAAGTGCAGCGGCCAGTAACGACGGGCTGGCACTAGCACGTCTTAGTCGTGGCCGAAACAATGCTGCAGTAATTAGCGCTGCCCTGGTTGTTGATGCGATGATATTTTGATGATTTCCTAAAAGTTGGCAGCGAGGtgaggcgaggcgaggcgagcCAAGATGATGGGATGAAACACCAGGTCTGGAGATGAAACAAATGGCTTAAGAGAATGAACGCGGACGTTTTTCTACGCCCGGCAATTGCGTCCAAGGCAAGAACGATGCAGTACCTGCCTGCACTGCCTAAtcaggtaggtaggtaggtgcCCAGGTGGGTGAGCACTGAGCACCCGGATAAAGCgcctggtctggttgaaCTTGTATGCACTCTGTTCAGCCGTgcgtgtgtgtatgtgtgtgcCATGTACGCAATAGTGTACATGCAgggaccagaccagactcgaggAACAAATTTACGGATCCAAGGATGGTGCTCCGAACTGGCTCATCGACGCATCATCGCAGACTCGTGGGCTTCTCGTGCCGGCCGCCGCACGCGCGTGGCTGAGAACAACTGAGCTGATGGGAGGGGTTTGACGCAGCCTTCATGCGAAGAGGCTACCTGGGTAGGCAGCCCACGCGCAATTGCACCGGGATCAGACGGTCTTTTCGGTCTTCAGTGGCAGTCAGCAAATGTGCCAATCGGGAAGTGGCCGTGTTTCAATGCGAGTTCGATGCGAGTCCAAACCACGCCGTTGACATTTGCAAACAGATGCCGGACACGACGACAAGACAGATGGACACTTGGCACTCAAGTGTGCAGTGCCCGGAGAAAGCAAGCATCGACCAACGCTTCCCAAGACTCTTCTGATTAGGGGcagtctttttctttcccatCTTGTCAAGAAGACGCCCCTCGAGCAGGTCGACTTGTCCGCTGGATATTCATACCGCAGTACAACCTGGATGGGCAATCCGGGAAACTTCCACCAACCAGCCGACGGCCTCTGGCAAATGTAATGATTGGAACGGGGTGAATCGAATGGCTATCATTATATTCGGGCGAGTATTTGTCATGATGTCTACACATCGGTACGAGTCTTGTCAGAGCGGCTCTGTCTGTGTTGGGCACGGGCCGCATGCTGGATTGTTGAAAGGAGGCATTCATGTTGGTTGATTGAACAAGGTCACGGGCCTTGAACATGCACAATATGGGAAAACGGGGGTATTAAGCACCGTCGATGTATCGCCTTTCTTCGTGAAATGGGCCTGTTTTATAGCTGGGACCTGTAGCTCGCAGAATCGTTTGACCCAAGAATCGAGCAACAGATGAACAAAAAGTGAGAATACCACTTCCCTAGCCGCATGCAGTGCCTCTCGACTTTGGCATGGACTCGGAGCCCATTATATGGTCACGGACTCACGCGGACAAGAGCCATGATGCTACGAACAGTCTAGATGCTCCAGTCTCTACACCCAGACACAAACAAAGGTGATCCGTGCCATGTATTGTTCCACGTATTCGAGCACGGTCCAAATCCTTGAATATTGATGCCATGCCCAACTTAAACCTGCCAAACGGCCAGCACCGAGCTGACGTTGGCAGCAGCtgaggagcagcagcagcgaaAGCGGCACCGGGGGTGACATCGCCAGCCGCCTCACATGATGCTGCCCGGGCGTCCCGATGCAGCAGGCCAAGCACCACCTGCAACAGTAGAAATGGCATGGGAATGTGCAGATAGAACTGGGCATCATCCGGAGGCGCTCCGACAAAATATGCAAAGGTGTGGACGCCGAGGCGCCACGCACACCTCTAAACGCGCCAGGTTTGTATTCTCAAAGCATGTTCTGGAAGACGGTAGAGACGAAAAATAGAGCATAAATAGTACTATGGAAATGTGTGTCGACAAGTTCCCGGGGTGGTGCGTTGATGACGTCGCCGGCCACCGTTGCATTGCAGAAGTTCACTTCCACCATGCAGGTCTGCGTATTGGAATAAGGCAAAGATGAATTTGGAGATTCTCTGACTTTGTCGGCAAGAGTACTCTTCATTTGGAAGAACAATTGTATTGGATACTAATAACTCTCTATTTTAGCTTTTCTTCTGATACCAGGCTATTATTACTTGCAAGGGAAAGGCTTACTGTGCTGACCGTATACTGGGGTGTGGTGTGTTTTTCTCCATGCCGAAGAACCTCGTAGAATAGATCCCTTAGTATCATCCGCTCACTAGATTCGAAAGGAGAGCTAGGTGAGAAGTTGACAGCTAATGACAGGTCCTTGGAGAGATGACCTGGTGATAAATCTGTTATGATGTACGATGCCATGCCGAGGAAGATAGGGCTGGATTGGTCGCGAGGAATAGAAATCTGGATAAATCTGGCAGCGTCTGGTCAAGTTGGAGGCATCAGATAATCCGTGCGCTATTACGGCTGATTTAGACAGACCTTGGCAGTAACAAGGTCCTTGCTACTACGGGACATCCCTCGTCAACTTAGGTAACTTGCGAATTCAAGACAACAAGAATATACAAGATTGAACATGTTCTTTCTATGCGGATGAACTTGAGCTTGATGTAAGCATACCATTTCTTCTCAAAACAATGCAGGCCTTTAAAAACTAAACGCAGTAATTGGGAACCCTTCAGTTTAAAGTCTGAACGCCTCGTCTCATGCTGCAACAGGGTTCTTATACAGCGTGGTAAAGTCAAACTCAATGCTGCTAACCTTCTACATTGGCTGTTAGGCTATCTGATAATATCCCTTGGGGTAAAGGGCATCCTGGCGAGGAATACGTACCAGTAGAAATTTCTTCGTCTCGTCAGCATTACCCTCCATGCCTTTCAGCAATGCTAGAAATGGGTCCGTCTCAAGCGCAGTGTCTGCGTTTGTCTTGGAGATTCGATTCAAGTTTTTCCTAGACCGCCGGTCAATAAACTGAAGGAACTTCTCTCGCCGGATTTCCGCGTAAGCGTCAAGAATGTCCTCATCGGCTTTGCCCTCATAGTACCCGATGAGACAGTCCGCGAGGCCCGCCACATCCAAAACCGCAGCCATACAGCCGTATCCGCCAAAAGGATTACAGACATGAGCAGCATCGCCCGCGAGGAAAACTCGGCCGACACGCATCTTTTCTACGCATCGATTGTGGATGCGGAATTGGTCCGTCTGCGTCACCTTGTACTGGCTGGGATCCGGATGTCCAGGAAGCATCTTCTTGAATGCGAGTTCGCGGCGCTTCAGATATTCTTCTTCCGATAGATTGGCGACCGAATCACCATATGTAACTCGCCAGAGCTCACCCTCTGGTCCTTTGGCCTTGCCTCGTTTGGCAATGAGACCCCAGAATTCGTCGTCTATCATGTAGTTGCCACCATCCCAACCACTGTCTGCGAACCCTTTGTAGTATACCTGGGGAAAGGGGTTAGTTTATTTCGCTTGAATCTGACTAAAGCAGAGACAggtgttttctttttcgtgaataatatactagttaATTAGCAAGTGACTTACATTTTGAACAAGCAGGCGACTCCCAAACGTTTCACCGGGCCAATTCCTCTGGAAAAGCGTTTTTCGAACGGTGCTCTGCCCACCATCACACCCAATAATGTAAGATGCCTCAAATGTCACGGTGCGTTTGACTTCGTCTTGAccgccaacctcgaccaCCGCTGTTGCTGACCTTGAGTCCTGATTGATGTTAATAACCTTATGGTTGAAAAGCAATGTAACATAATCAGAATATTTTTCTCGGCAGTGTCGCAACATGATTTGCAAAATCTCATTCAGTGGCAGTATCGTCATCCGATCTTTATCGGCTTTGACCACGGACAGGTCTATTCCAGTAAGAAATTGACCAGTCCGGACACTACGCCAGCAGATGTACGGAAAGTGCGTGATGCTTTCTGACCGGATATCATCAAGGATACCTGCTCGTCGAAATACCCTCGTCGCTGGAACGCCGTATTGTGTTGCGCGCAACCTTTCATCCACACGATCCCATGATTCTAATAC from Metarhizium brunneum chromosome 2, complete sequence includes these protein-coding regions:
- the terC_0 gene encoding FAD-dependent monooxygenase terC, which translates into the protein MSSAEDSKLPNGTSPQSTKPFEKVLIVGAGPAGLLLAILLARSHIPSTVLESWDRVDERLRATQYGVPATRVFRRAGILDDIRSESITHFPYICWRSVRTGQFLTGIDLSVVKADKDRMTILPLNEILQIMLRHCREKYSDYVTLLFNHKVININQDSRSATAVVEVGGQDEVKRTVTFEASYIIGCDGGQSTVRKTLFQRNWPGETFGSRLLVQNVYYKGFADSGWDGGNYMIDDEFWGLIAKRGKAKGPEGELWRVTYGDSVANLSEEEYLKRRELAFKKMLPGHPDPSQYKVTQTDQFRIHNRCVEKMRVGRVFLAGDAAHVCNPFGGYGCMAAVLDVAGLADCLIGYYEGKADEDILDAYAEIRREKFLQFIDRRSRKNLNRISKTNADTALETDPFLALLKGMEGNADETKKFLLKVSSIEFDFTTLYKNPVAA